tctgtgcccatataaaggcacaaggctgcaggctgagttatacagggaactctgagtatcactcatgtattataagggataatgtaccccctactgtaaatgataaggatattagcagtcactgaggggttctgtgcccatataaaggcacaaggctgcaggctgagttatacagggaactctgagtatcactcatgtattataagggataatgtaccccctactgtaaatgataaggatattagcagtcactgaggggttctgtgcccatataaaggcacaaggctgcaggctgagttatacagggaactctgagtatcactcatgtattataagggataatgtaccccctactgtaaatgataaggatattagcagtcactgaggggttctgtgcccatataaaggcacaaggctgcaggctgagttatacagggaactctgagtatcactcatgtattatatgggataatgtaccccctactgtaaatgataaggatattagcagtcactgaggggttctgtgcccatataaaggcacaaggctgcaggctgagttatacagggaactctgagtatcactcatgtattataagggataatgtaccccctactgtaaatgataaggatattagcagtcactgaggggttctgtgcccatataaaggcacaaggctgcaggctgagttatacagggaactctgagtatcactcatgtattataagggataatgtaccccctactgtaaatgataaggatattagcagtcactgaggggttctgtgcccatataaaggcacaaggctgcaggctgagttatacagggaactctgagtatcactcatgtattataagggataatgtaccccctactgtaaatgataaggatattagcagtcactgaggggttctgtgcccatataaaggcacaaggctgcaggctgagttatacagggaactctgagtatcactcatgtattataagggataatgtaatgTAGAGCATAATAAAAAGCTCTTGTATTTGGCAGCTAGTTGTACTTCCCTTGCTTTTATCTGTGCATTTTAATTGTAAATGCAAAATTCTCTGGTTTTACCTCTTCAGGTGACATaagccatttaaaggacaaggtctATCTACTAAAGGAAGGTTGCAGCTACAGGGTAAAAATAAGTTATAAGGTAagttgtttttgttgttgtttatttTTAGATATTCAGGATTTCAAGCAGACGCCACTCAGTTATTGTTCTTCGAAAAAGTAAATGAGAAGTGTGTTATAGTTAAACTTTAGGTGTGCAGGTTGGGCAGCACCGATAAGCTGCCATGATGCCCTGCGCTACCTAATTCCATCATATTGCCCATCGATTAGACAGCGCCCCTTAATCCCAGTCAGGGAGATGCTTAAATATCTGTCCTGTTTTACCCTAAAGTGGTATTGACTTTGCTCTGTGTGTGTTGTGCCTAGGTGAATAAGGAGATTGTTTCCGGGCTAAGATATGTCCATCTCACCTACAGGAAAGGAGTTAAAGGTACGTTGCACCAATCATTGCCTCTGTCTTGTACAAgatttatggtggccatacacgtgaagatccgtttgtttggcgaggtcgccaagcgagcggatcttctcccgatatcccccacctatgggtgggcgatatcgggtgaatttaggctaattcggtcgtttggccctggtcgatccaactagatttttttacctgcccgatcgatatctggccgatttcaggccagatgtcggtcgggcaggcccatcatttgtgcccatacactggccaataagctgctgaattggtctaaggaaccgatatcggcagctagaatcggcccatgtatggccacctttagaattcaGTATATGCAGCAGATCACTGGGGGGGACTGGTATCCAGTGGCATTCCTAGActgtgctgggcccccctgcaaaaaattctTTGGAGGGGTACAGTGCAAGCATTACCCACCATCTTGTTCCACGCCCTCGCCCACTAGCTCTCAGGTAGTAGAGAGTGGTAGGGTTGCTAaatctatagaggaagcagaccctgcagtcccgGGGCCCCCCACGACCATTTTGTTTGCTTCACCATTTGGGCACAAGATGGGGCTTTAAATTCGGGTACCTCCTTAGAACAattatggctgcccccatgaatgAACCCAAGTCTCCTTGTGCAGAATAGCCCAAAACtgactttttttcccccccccctgtgctttttctccatAGTTGATAGTGAAAACTACATGGTCGGAAGCTACGGGCCCCGAGCAGAAGAATACGAATACCTGACACCCTTGGAGGAGGCGCCCAAAGGCATGATAGCCCGAGGCACCTACCTCATCAAATCCAAATTCACGGACGACGACAAAAGCGACCATTTGTCGTGGGAGTGGAAATTGGCCATAAAGAAAGACTGGAAGGACTAGGGCGGCGAGGCGCAACAGTAACTCCCCTTTCTTTAATCGCGCTAATAATTACAGGCAGATATTACCCTCCCATATTAAAATGTACAAGGCATATCTTGGTTTCTACATCTGTTTTCTAATAGTTACTTATAGTTTCTAAAAGAATGTAAAGAtggtatttaataaaaaaaaaaacaaacaaacaaaaaaaaaaactaaattctaTAACCGAATGTTTGTCGTGGACAGTGAAACGTTCGTAGAGTTAGCTCAGTCGCTGGCGTTTTCTGTGCCGCCCTCCATATTGCCGTGTTGCCGTCTGTGTCGCTTCCAATAGGCCGTCGCGGTGACGCCGCGCGGGAAGTGGGTTTTAATCGTGATTGGTCCAAGGAATCCTGTATTTTTTATGTTCAACCAATGTGCATATGTGATGGAATATAAAGTTCTGCTGATAATGATGGAACCCTCGATTGGAGTG
The genomic region above belongs to Xenopus tropicalis strain Nigerian chromosome 9, UCB_Xtro_10.0, whole genome shotgun sequence and contains:
- the arhgdig gene encoding rho GDP-dissociation inhibitor 3, with protein sequence MADKDGIKHGEEEAEEEVEPNYKPPEMKSVQEIQELDKDDESLIKYKQALLGQLPAVVDSNAPNVQVTRLTLLCDEAPEPITMDLSGDISHLKDKVYLLKEGCSYRVKISYKVNKEIVSGLRYVHLTYRKGVKVDSENYMVGSYGPRAEEYEYLTPLEEAPKGMIARGTYLIKSKFTDDDKSDHLSWEWKLAIKKDWKD